The Archangium primigenium genomic interval CGCGCGCCTGGGCCGCCGGCCGCACCGTCTCGAGCGCCTGCTCCACCACGACCGACAGGTCCACGCGCTCCTGATCCAGCTTGAGGTTGCCCGCCATGATGCGGCTCACGTCGAGCAGGTCCTCGATGAGCTGGGCCTGGGCCCGGGCGTTGCGCTCCACCGTCTCCAGGGCGCGCGCGCTCTTGTCCGCGGGCAGGCCGCCCGCGCGCAAGAGGCCCACCCAGCCGAGCATGGCCGTGAGCGGCGTGCGCAGCTCGTGGCTCACCGTGGCGAGGAACTCGTCCTTGAGGCGGTTGGCCTCCTCGGCGGTGGTGCGCGCGGCCTTCTCGCGCTCGAACAGGCGCGCCGTCTCCTCCTGGGCGCGCAGGCGCTCCACGCCCAGGGCGATGCTGTCCGCGGCGTGCCGCAGCACCTCGGCGGTGCCCGCGAGCGGCTCGCCCCGGGACACCACCGCCACCACGCCCACGCACCGGTCGCCCGCCAGCAGCGGATGGCCCAGGAAGCGCTCCGCCCCGGACAGCGACGCCACGAGCGGCTCGCGCGAGCGCGCCACCCGCTCCACCCACTCCACGTCCAGCGCCCCCTCGCTCCGCGGCCCCGCGCTGGCCCCGGGCACGGGCACCTGGGCGCCCTCCTCCAGGAGCCACACCCGGGCGAGCGGCACCTCGAGGAAGCGCACCAGGGCCTCGGCGCACCGCGCGAGCATGTCCGCCCGGTCCCGTCCGCGCGTGAGGGCCAGGCCCACGCTGGCCATCAGGCCGCTGAAGCGCGCCTGGCGCGCGAGCACCTCCTGAGCCTCCTGGTGCGCGGAGATGTCCTGCATGGCGCCCACCATGCGCACCGGCCGGCCCGCGGCGTCGAGCGCCACCTGGCCCCGGTCCACCACGGGCGTGTAGCTCCCGTCCCGGCACCGGAAGCGGTAGCGCGCGCCCCAGCGCGGCCCGCCGTCGGCGACCACGGCCCGGAGCTCGCGCACCACGCGCTCGCGATCCTCGGGGTGGATGCGCTCGAACCACCAGGCGGTGTCCGCCCCGACGTCCTCCACCCCGTAGCCGTAGGTGGCGCGCAAGGCGTCGTTCCAGGTGACGCGCTGGGTGAGCAAGTCCCAGTCCCAGATGGCGTCCGAGGTGGCGAGCGTGGCCAGGCGGTAGCGCTCCTCGGACTGGCGCAGGGCGCGCTCGGCCCGGGCGCGCTCGGCGGCGCCGTGGGCCTCGCGCAGGGCGCGCTCGATGCAGGGCACCAGGCGCTCGAGCCGGTCCTTGAGCACGTAGTCGGTGGCGCCGCGCTTGAGCAGCTCGATGGCGGTGTCCTCGCCCAGCGCGCCGGAGACGAAGAGAAAGGGCGTCTCCGGGTGGGACGCGCGCGCGGTGGCGAGCGCCTCGCCGCCGCCGAAGCCCGGCACGTGGTAGTCGCAGAGGATGACGTCGAAGGGCCGCCCCGCGAGCGCCGAGGTGAAGTCCTCCCGGGTGTCCACCCGCTCGAGCGCCACGCGCAGGCCCCCGTCCTCCAGGCATGCCTGGAGCAGCTCGGCGTCCAGGGCACTGTCTTCCAAGAGCAGCGCGGAGAGCACCCGCTCCGTCCCGCTCATCCGCCGCCCTTGCGCACCGTGCCCGGAGGCGGCTGGTTGAGGATGGCCCAGAACAGGCCCAGCTCCCGCAGCGCCGAGGAGAAGGCGTCGAAGCCCACGGGCTTGACCACGTACGCGTTGACGCCCAGGGAGTAGGCGCGCGCGAGGTCCGGCTCCTCGCGCGAGGACGTGAGCATCACCACGGGAATCTGCCGCAGGTCCGGGTCGCCCTTGAGCTGGGCGAGCACCTCGAGCCCGTTGAGCTTGGGCAGCTTCAGGTCCAGGAGCACCACCGCGGGGTGGCCCGGGACGCGCTCGCCATGCGTGCCCCGGCGGTAGAGGTAGTCGAGGGCCTGCTGCCCATCGGTCACCACGTCCACCTCGTTGGCGAGGTGGGTCTCCTCGAGCGCGGCCAGGGTGAGCTGCACGTCGTTGTCACTGTCCTCGACGAGGAGGATTCGCTTGAGTTCACTCATGGCTGGGAGCCCTCTGGCGCGAGCGCCCGGGGAAGGGTGAAGTGGAAGCTGGCGCCCTGGTCCACCGCGCCCTCGGCCCAGACGCGGCCGCCATGGCGGGTGATGATGCGCCGCACGTTGGCCAGGCCGATGCCCGTGCCCTCGAACTGCTCGGTGGTGTGCAGCCGCTGGAAGACGCCGAAGAGCTTGTCCACGTACTGCATCTCGAAGCCCACGCCGTTGTCGCGCACGTGCACCCGCACCTCGTCGGCGCCCTGCTCGGCGGAGATGTCGATGTGGGCCTCGGCGCGCGGCCGGGTGTACTTCACCGCGTTGGCCAGGAGGTTGCGCAGCGCCATGCGCAGGAGCGCCGCGTCCGCGTACACGGCGGGCAGGGACGCCACGCGCCAGTGGATGCGCCGCCCCTCGGCGTCCGGCCCCAGGTCCGAGCGCACCTCGTCCACCAGCCGGCCCAGGTCCACCCGGCCGCGCTTGAGCTCCGCGCGGCCCAGGCGGCTGAAGGCGAGCAGGTCATCCACGAGCTGGCCGCCGCGCTGCGCCGCCTCCGCGATGGTGCGCAGGTGGCGCTGGGACTTGTCGTCCAGGGAGCCCCGGCTGCTCTTGGCCAACAGCTCCGCGAAGCCGAGGATGTGCCGCAGGGGCGCGCGCAGGTCGTGGCTCACCGAGTAGCTGAAGCTCTCCAGCTCGCGGTTGGACTCCAGGAGCTGGGCGGTGCGCTCGACGACCTTGCGCTCCAGCTCGGCGTCCAGCTCCGCGCGCAGCCGATGGATTTCCAGGCGCGCCCCCACCCGCGCCAGCAGCTCGCGCGCGGAGAAGGGCTTGACGAGGTAGTCGTCCGCGCCCGCGTTCATGCCCTCCACGTGGGACTCCTCGCCCGCGCGCGCCGACAACAGGATGACGGGGATGAGCCGCGTGCCCGGGTCCTCCTTGAGCGCGCGCAAGAGCCCGAAGCCATCCAGCCGGGGCATCATCACGTCCGAGAGCACGAGCTCCGGAGGCTCGCGGTGCACGGCCTCCAGCGCCGCCTGGCCATCGGCCACCGCCTCCACGCGCCACGTGGCGCCGAGCAGTCGGGTGACGTACTCGCGCATGTCCGCGTTGTCGTCCGCGAGCACGATGCGCGCGCCCGCGGTGGGGTGCACGCGGGACGGGGTGGCCGCCGCGGCGGCGGACGGGGCCGACGCCGGGGTGGACGCCGGAGCCGCCCTTGGCGTGTCCCCTGGAGCGTCCACCCAGCGCATCGCCTCCTCCACGTAGGCCCGGGAGCCCGAGGCGCCGCGCGGACGGGGCGCGCCCAGCCGCTCGGCGGGCAGGTGCGCGTGGCCCCGCGGCAGCGTCAGGAAGAAGGTGGTGCCCTCGCCCGGCTGGCTCTCGGCGCGCACCGTGCCGCCGTGCAGCGCCACCAACTCGCGCACCAGGGCCAGCCCGATGCCGCTGCCCTCGTGGGTGCGCGAGCGCGAGCCGTGCACGCGGTGGAAGCGGTCGAAGATGCGCGGCAGCTCGTCCGGGGGGATGCCCGTGCCGGTGTCGCGCACGCCCAGCTCCACGTGGGTGGCGTCCACCGCGCGCAGCGTGACGGCGATCTCCCCCACGAAGGTGAACTTGAGCGCGTTGGACAGCAGGTTGAGGACGATCTTCTCCCACATGTCCGCGTCCACGTAGACGGGCTCGGGCAGGGGCTCGCACTCCACGCGCAGCCGCAGCCCCGCGCGCTCCACCGCGGAGCGGAACGTGCTGGCCAGCTCGCGCGTGAGCACGGCCAGGTCCGTGGGCACGAAGGCCGCCTCGACCCGCCCCGCCTCCAGGCGGCTGAAGTCCAGCAGCGCGTTGACGAGCTTGAGCAGGCGCAGGGCGTTGCGGTGCACGGTCTCCAGCGACTCCCCGGTGAGCGCGGGCTCGGGGGCCGCGAGCGCGTCCTCGGTGGGGCCGAGCATGAGCGTGAGGGGCGTGCGGAACTCGTGGCTCACGTTGGAGAAGAAGGCCGT includes:
- a CDS encoding response regulator translates to MSELKRILLVEDSDNDVQLTLAALEETHLANEVDVVTDGQQALDYLYRRGTHGERVPGHPAVVLLDLKLPKLNGLEVLAQLKGDPDLRQIPVVMLTSSREEPDLARAYSLGVNAYVVKPVGFDAFSSALRELGLFWAILNQPPPGTVRKGGG
- a CDS encoding response regulator: MSGTERVLSALLLEDSALDAELLQACLEDGGLRVALERVDTREDFTSALAGRPFDVILCDYHVPGFGGGEALATARASHPETPFLFVSGALGEDTAIELLKRGATDYVLKDRLERLVPCIERALREAHGAAERARAERALRQSEERYRLATLATSDAIWDWDLLTQRVTWNDALRATYGYGVEDVGADTAWWFERIHPEDRERVVRELRAVVADGGPRWGARYRFRCRDGSYTPVVDRGQVALDAAGRPVRMVGAMQDISAHQEAQEVLARQARFSGLMASVGLALTRGRDRADMLARCAEALVRFLEVPLARVWLLEEGAQVPVPGASAGPRSEGALDVEWVERVARSREPLVASLSGAERFLGHPLLAGDRCVGVVAVVSRGEPLAGTAEVLRHAADSIALGVERLRAQEETARLFEREKAARTTAEEANRLKDEFLATVSHELRTPLTAMLGWVGLLRAGGLPADKSARALETVERNARAQAQLIEDLLDVSRIMAGNLKLDQERVDLSVVVEQALETVRPAAQARALRIRCALDASGRVMGDPHRLQQVVWNLLSNAVKFTPPEGAVEVWLERDDTTLTLFVQDTGQGISPDFLPHVFERFRQAEGGSTRRFGGLGLGLSIVRHLVEMHGGTVGVESAGLGQGACFWVRLPLATLSRRSGPSQGAVTPAPVPPPPDTGAPSLEGLRILVVEDEEDTRELLRTLLTSRGASVHVAASAREGLELLRRVTPDLLVSDIGMPGEDGYALIQGVRALPASAGGRLPAVALTAFARAEDRTRVLLAGFNSHVPKPVEPAELFAVLLSLVGRRPGVPR
- a CDS encoding ATP-binding protein translates to MTKPTSAAPPAPSEDVEGVLMGGGAVGALLRSVDWSQSRLGPVSTWSASLRAAVSICLGSGFPIALYWGPDLVMIYNEGYAPIAGGKHPWALGRAGAEVWPEIWDSVGQQFARVLEVGEVTYKEDFLLLMRRHGYTEECYFNYTLSPIRGAGGRVEGIFNAVMETTYRVLNERRTQVLRELAERTAPARTPQEVCLLAAHTLGSATLDVPFCAFYLVDEAGREARLTASAGLPPESPALAARVSLEPGAQAPWPLAEARATGGVVRVSALRERWGFEPPGGPWPEPAHAALVVPILVGSGERASGFLCLGLSPRRAVDEGYVQFAERAAAQVARVLSIAESFEVERRRAEALAELDRSKTAFFSNVSHEFRTPLTLMLGPTEDALAAPEPALTGESLETVHRNALRLLKLVNALLDFSRLEAGRVEAAFVPTDLAVLTRELASTFRSAVERAGLRLRVECEPLPEPVYVDADMWEKIVLNLLSNALKFTFVGEIAVTLRAVDATHVELGVRDTGTGIPPDELPRIFDRFHRVHGSRSRTHEGSGIGLALVRELVALHGGTVRAESQPGEGTTFFLTLPRGHAHLPAERLGAPRPRGASGSRAYVEEAMRWVDAPGDTPRAAPASTPASAPSAAAAATPSRVHPTAGARIVLADDNADMREYVTRLLGATWRVEAVADGQAALEAVHREPPELVLSDVMMPRLDGFGLLRALKEDPGTRLIPVILLSARAGEESHVEGMNAGADDYLVKPFSARELLARVGARLEIHRLRAELDAELERKVVERTAQLLESNRELESFSYSVSHDLRAPLRHILGFAELLAKSSRGSLDDKSQRHLRTIAEAAQRGGQLVDDLLAFSRLGRAELKRGRVDLGRLVDEVRSDLGPDAEGRRIHWRVASLPAVYADAALLRMALRNLLANAVKYTRPRAEAHIDISAEQGADEVRVHVRDNGVGFEMQYVDKLFGVFQRLHTTEQFEGTGIGLANVRRIITRHGGRVWAEGAVDQGASFHFTLPRALAPEGSQP